The following DNA comes from Serinus canaria isolate serCan28SL12 chromosome 1A, serCan2020, whole genome shotgun sequence.
CCGCCGGGCCCGCCCCTGCTCCCAACCAGGTCGGACCCAACCATATAAAGGCGCTGAGCGAGCGGCGTCGGCTCAGAGCAGCGGAATTGCATCAGTGCTGGTTCTGTAGCCATGTCTGGTCGGGGTAAAGGCGGTAAGGGGCTCGGCAAGGGCGGCGCCAAGCGCCACCGCAAGGTGCTGCGCGACAACATCCAGGGCATCACCAAGCCGGCCATCCGCCGCCTGGCTCGGCGCGGCGGCGTCAAGCGCATCTCGGGGCTGATCTACGAGGAAACTCGCGGCGTGCTGAAGGTGTTCCTGGAGAACGTGATCCGCGACGCTGTCACCTACACGGAGCACGCCAAAAGGAAGACTGTCACAGCCATGGACGTA
Coding sequences within:
- the LOC127059132 gene encoding histone H4, yielding MSGRGKGGKGLGKGGAKRHRKVLRDNIQGITKPAIRRLARRGGVKRISGLIYEETRGVLKVFLENVIRDAVTYTEHAKRKTVTAMDVVYALKRQGRTLYGFGG